A part of Halomarina litorea genomic DNA contains:
- a CDS encoding branched-chain amino acid ABC transporter permease codes for MTDLASIGIALVNGVANGMLLFLAAVGLTLIFGVLGVLNFAHGSLYMLGAYFTFFLVTASGPFAFFNGQFWLALLVAPLLVAVVGGVIERVLIRPIYDRDHEFQLLLTFAVVLVIDNAARILWGTDFRSIGVPAGLDFQVSLLGRGYPVYNLFLIAVGAVFALGMWLVFERTRVGKMVRAAAQDRDIANALGVNVPLLFTAMFVAGSVLAGLGGALSAPYQTIQPTMGESIIINSFVVVVVGGLGSFSGALVGALLIGVVNSLAFLVAPALQPVIPFVLMAIVLLSMPTGLFGREVTA; via the coding sequence ATGACCGACCTCGCCAGTATCGGCATCGCCCTCGTCAACGGCGTCGCCAACGGGATGCTGTTGTTCCTCGCCGCCGTCGGCCTGACGCTCATCTTCGGCGTCCTCGGCGTGCTGAACTTCGCCCACGGCTCGCTGTACATGCTCGGGGCGTACTTCACGTTCTTCCTCGTGACGGCGAGCGGGCCGTTCGCGTTCTTCAACGGACAGTTCTGGCTCGCGCTCCTCGTCGCACCGCTGCTCGTCGCGGTGGTCGGCGGCGTCATCGAGCGGGTGCTCATCCGCCCCATCTACGACCGCGACCACGAGTTCCAGTTGCTCCTGACGTTCGCCGTCGTCCTCGTGATCGACAACGCCGCCCGCATCTTGTGGGGGACCGACTTCCGGTCCATCGGCGTCCCGGCGGGCCTCGACTTCCAGGTGTCACTGCTGGGTCGGGGCTACCCGGTCTACAACCTCTTCCTCATCGCTGTCGGGGCGGTGTTCGCGCTGGGGATGTGGCTGGTGTTCGAGCGGACCCGCGTCGGCAAGATGGTCCGGGCTGCCGCACAGGACCGCGACATCGCAAACGCCCTCGGCGTGAACGTCCCCCTGCTGTTCACCGCGATGTTCGTCGCGGGGAGCGTCCTCGCGGGACTGGGCGGGGCGCTCTCGGCTCCCTATCAGACTATCCAGCCGACGATGGGCGAGAGCATCATCATCAACTCGTTCGTCGTCGTCGTCGTCGGCGGTCTGGGGTCGTTCTCCGGGGCGCTCGTCGGTGCACTCCTCATCGGGGTGGTCAACTCCCTCGCGTTCCTCGTCGCCCCGGCGCTCCAGCCGGTCATCCCGTTCGTCCTGATGGCCATCGTGTTGCTGAGCATGCCCACCGGCCTGTTCGGCAGGGAGGTGACGGCGTGA
- a CDS encoding ABC transporter substrate-binding protein, with the protein MTRSSRRTFLKGTGTASIGALTALAGCAGDGGNGDGGGGGDGGDSGGGGNGSGGGGGGGGGTQSLKIGHLVPLSGPFATIGEPSQKGADLAVKQVNDAGEGVELEVVHKDTESSPDTGVQRARELVQQEEVDVLLGFASSSVAKAVSEFAASQDVLAVATIAQTPTITGSECKPQTFRTASNLDQLTTGLAQTTASLTDGSAIAGVIPDYSFGKETWAVFQEEMSAQADASVVAETFPAFGKGDFQNEIQAVLDAGPDIVYTSLWAGDLITFIKQAQQYDFFEQVPEFVAGSGAITDVSRSLGSDMVEMIAVDRYFFQYPDTERNTAFVEAWREEYDEIPLNVGQETYAGVYALMNAITESGGTSTDDLVSGLEGLEFQAPEGTKRIRAADHQVIDENIWTGRIGPVDDLEFYGFTEMNPVPGESVTPEPNCEM; encoded by the coding sequence ATGACACGCAGCAGTAGACGCACCTTCCTCAAAGGGACGGGTACCGCTTCGATCGGCGCACTGACGGCGCTCGCGGGTTGTGCGGGCGACGGCGGCAACGGAGACGGTGGTGGCGGCGGTGACGGAGGCGACAGCGGCGGAGGCGGAAACGGGAGCGGTGGCGGGGGCGGCGGGGGTGGTGGCACCCAGTCGCTCAAGATCGGCCATCTGGTCCCGCTCTCCGGTCCGTTCGCGACCATCGGCGAACCATCGCAGAAGGGCGCCGACCTCGCCGTCAAGCAGGTGAACGACGCCGGCGAGGGCGTCGAACTGGAGGTCGTCCACAAGGACACGGAGTCCTCGCCCGATACGGGCGTCCAGCGGGCCCGCGAACTCGTCCAGCAAGAGGAGGTGGACGTGCTCCTCGGCTTCGCGAGCAGTTCGGTCGCGAAGGCCGTCTCCGAGTTCGCGGCGAGCCAGGACGTCCTCGCGGTGGCGACCATCGCCCAGACGCCGACCATCACCGGTTCGGAGTGCAAACCCCAGACCTTCCGGACGGCGTCGAACCTCGACCAGTTGACGACGGGACTGGCCCAGACCACCGCCTCACTCACCGACGGGTCGGCCATCGCGGGCGTCATCCCCGACTACTCCTTCGGCAAGGAGACGTGGGCGGTGTTTCAGGAGGAGATGTCGGCACAGGCCGACGCCTCCGTCGTCGCGGAGACCTTCCCCGCGTTCGGGAAGGGGGACTTCCAGAACGAGATTCAGGCGGTCCTCGACGCCGGTCCGGACATCGTCTACACGTCGCTGTGGGCGGGCGACCTCATCACCTTCATCAAGCAGGCCCAGCAGTACGACTTCTTCGAGCAGGTGCCGGAGTTCGTCGCCGGGAGCGGCGCCATCACGGACGTCTCCCGGTCGCTCGGGTCCGACATGGTCGAGATGATCGCCGTCGACCGATACTTCTTCCAGTACCCCGACACGGAGCGCAACACCGCCTTCGTCGAGGCGTGGCGCGAGGAGTACGACGAGATTCCCCTCAACGTCGGCCAGGAGACCTACGCCGGGGTGTACGCGCTCATGAACGCCATCACCGAGAGCGGCGGGACGAGCACCGACGACCTCGTCTCGGGGCTCGAGGGACTGGAGTTTCAGGCCCCTGAGGGGACGAAACGAATCCGCGCCGCGGACCACCAGGTCATCGACGAGAACATCTGGACCGGGCGCATCGGCCCCGTCGACGACCTGGAGTTCTACGGCTTCACCGAGATGAATCCGGTCCCCGGCGAGAGCGTCACGCCCGAACCGAACTGTGAGATGTAG
- a CDS encoding TIGR03619 family F420-dependent LLM class oxidoreductase, whose protein sequence is MNSEGIEFGVMLSTFGDHATPEAFRRVAQTAEREGFDAVWAGDHVTFPADIPDEYPFSRSGESPFHVSQDAYDVFDVLSHLAGVTDEIQLGTNTCIVPYRHPVDLVREALTVEALSGGRFDFGVAPGWLRTEFEVLDVPFEERGSRTDEFLRLFERAREEGQLAFDGPHHSFQETGFYPTPGEGRPKVWIGGRSGAAFRRVGEFGDGWTIFWDHPEDVASARERMGRAWDDYDRTGTPEVAVVRAVHVGSDVDRDTLLVGEASKVIEDVEAYVEAGTTRIVLDFYTTDVDEQVEQVERFGREVASEF, encoded by the coding sequence ATGAACTCTGAGGGAATCGAGTTCGGCGTGATGCTCTCGACGTTCGGCGACCACGCCACCCCCGAGGCGTTCCGTCGGGTCGCGCAGACGGCGGAACGCGAGGGGTTCGACGCGGTGTGGGCCGGCGACCACGTCACCTTCCCCGCGGACATCCCCGACGAGTACCCGTTCTCCCGCTCGGGGGAGTCGCCCTTCCACGTCTCGCAGGACGCCTACGACGTCTTCGACGTGCTCTCGCACCTCGCGGGCGTCACCGACGAGATACAGTTGGGCACGAACACCTGCATCGTCCCGTACCGCCACCCCGTCGATTTGGTCCGGGAGGCGCTGACGGTGGAAGCGCTCTCGGGCGGCCGGTTCGACTTCGGCGTCGCGCCGGGGTGGCTCCGCACCGAGTTCGAGGTACTCGACGTCCCCTTCGAGGAACGCGGCTCCCGGACCGACGAGTTCCTCCGCCTGTTCGAACGCGCCCGCGAGGAGGGGCAACTCGCCTTCGACGGTCCCCACCACTCCTTCCAGGAGACGGGCTTCTACCCCACGCCGGGCGAGGGCAGACCCAAGGTCTGGATCGGCGGCCGGTCCGGGGCCGCCTTCCGCCGCGTCGGCGAGTTCGGCGACGGGTGGACCATCTTCTGGGACCACCCGGAGGACGTCGCCAGCGCCCGCGAACGGATGGGTCGTGCGTGGGACGACTACGACCGCACGGGGACTCCCGAGGTCGCCGTCGTCCGGGCGGTCCACGTCGGGTCCGACGTCGACCGGGATACCCTCCTCGTCGGCGAGGCGTCGAAGGTGATCGAGGACGTAGAGGCGTACGTCGAGGCGGGGACCACCCGCATCGTCCTCGACTTCTACACCACGGACGTTGACGAACAGGTCGAGCAGGTCGAACGGTTCGGGCGGGAGGTGGCGAGCGAGTTCTGA
- a CDS encoding acyl-CoA dehydrogenase family protein: MTVELTESQRDLWDRARAFGEEHIEPVAMEYVESGEWPWEVYRKAAEAGLIGLPFEEAYGGQNASLVEQCLVAEAFCRADSSVGIALHGAMTGCFVMDSFGSPQQKERWLEPVTRGEITTGIGLTEPDTGSALAELTTTAERVSGPAGEEYVIDGEKDWIANGASGDWVATLCRTDPDVDPEKPYRGLSLIVVPTDSEGYDATPRDRLGLDAAEHARITYDEVRVPAENLLGDEEGQGFYQTLAWLEHGRVDIAAAHLGMAEGAFDRALAFSKEREQGGQPIGDYQGMRWKLADMRKNCQVARAQVYHAARTIDAAERESREVDQSLIEQASIAKLFATEMACEVAEEAVQVFGGKGFAREHEVEHFYRDVKAGTIYEGTSEIQRNTIGKVLFDEL; encoded by the coding sequence ATGACGGTCGAACTGACCGAGTCACAGCGGGACCTGTGGGACCGAGCGCGCGCGTTCGGCGAGGAGCACATCGAACCGGTCGCGATGGAGTACGTCGAGTCCGGCGAGTGGCCGTGGGAGGTCTACCGGAAGGCGGCCGAGGCGGGCCTCATCGGTCTGCCCTTCGAGGAGGCCTACGGGGGGCAGAACGCCTCGCTCGTCGAGCAGTGTCTCGTCGCGGAGGCGTTCTGCCGGGCCGACTCCTCGGTCGGCATCGCCCTCCACGGCGCGATGACAGGCTGTTTCGTCATGGACTCGTTCGGCTCCCCGCAGCAGAAGGAACGCTGGCTCGAACCGGTGACGCGCGGGGAGATAACCACGGGCATCGGCCTCACGGAACCCGACACGGGGTCGGCGCTCGCGGAACTCACGACGACGGCAGAGCGGGTCAGCGGACCCGCAGGGGAGGAGTACGTCATCGACGGCGAGAAGGACTGGATCGCCAACGGCGCGAGCGGCGACTGGGTGGCGACGCTCTGCCGGACGGACCCAGACGTGGACCCCGAGAAGCCCTACCGGGGGCTGAGCCTCATCGTCGTCCCCACCGACAGCGAGGGGTACGACGCGACGCCCCGCGACCGACTCGGCCTCGACGCGGCCGAACACGCCCGCATCACCTACGACGAGGTTCGAGTCCCCGCCGAGAACTTGCTCGGCGACGAGGAGGGCCAGGGGTTCTACCAGACGCTCGCGTGGCTGGAACACGGTCGGGTCGACATCGCTGCCGCCCATCTCGGGATGGCGGAGGGGGCGTTCGACCGGGCGCTCGCCTTCTCGAAGGAGCGCGAACAGGGCGGCCAGCCCATCGGCGACTACCAGGGGATGCGCTGGAAACTCGCCGACATGCGAAAGAACTGTCAGGTGGCCAGAGCGCAGGTGTACCACGCCGCCCGGACCATCGACGCGGCGGAACGCGAGAGCCGCGAGGTGGACCAGTCGCTCATCGAGCAGGCGAGCATCGCGAAACTGTTCGCGACGGAGATGGCCTGCGAGGTGGCCGAGGAGGCGGTGCAGGTGTTCGGCGGAAAGGGCTTCGCCCGCGAACACGAGGTCGAACACTTCTACCGCGACGTGAAGGCCGGCACCATCTACGAGGGGACGAGCGAGATACAGCGAAACACCATCGGGAAGGTGCTGTTCGATGAACTCTGA
- a CDS encoding Zn-ribbon domain-containing OB-fold protein has product MTWEPRPLPKPTPETEEFWRAATEGKFLLSACRECGLTYHYPRALCPDCFSDDVEWREAEGTGEVYSYTVMRGVSGWPESSLPLVYAHVELDEGPRVITNVVDCDPDEVEVGMPVEVRFEETDREDVAVPVFAPRED; this is encoded by the coding sequence ATGACGTGGGAACCCCGCCCCCTCCCGAAGCCCACCCCCGAAACCGAGGAGTTCTGGCGGGCGGCGACCGAAGGGAAGTTCCTCCTCTCCGCGTGCCGAGAGTGCGGGCTCACGTATCACTACCCGCGGGCGCTCTGTCCGGACTGCTTCAGCGACGACGTCGAGTGGCGCGAGGCCGAAGGGACGGGCGAGGTGTACTCCTACACCGTCATGCGCGGCGTCTCAGGGTGGCCCGAGTCCTCGCTCCCGCTGGTGTACGCCCACGTCGAACTCGACGAGGGCCCGCGTGTCATCACCAACGTCGTGGACTGCGACCCCGACGAAGTCGAGGTGGGGATGCCCGTCGAGGTGCGCTTCGAGGAGACGGACCGCGAGGACGTCGCGGTGCCCGTCTTCGCCCCCCGCGAGGACTGA
- a CDS encoding thiolase domain-containing protein: MTAREPVFVAGAFEHPTREAPEKSTMQLHAEVARGALDDAGLTKDDVDAYFTAGMPWYEHGLTPLIMADYMGLDVAYADTTDYGGSSYVSHVGHAASAIRDGKCDVALVTLAGRPRSESHTSGASASPLRTMQDSFEVIYGASTLSKYAVAAQRHMHEFGTTSEQLAEIRVAASEHAQHNEHAMYRDPVTVEDVVSSRMIADPLHLLDCCVVSDGGGALVVVSDDVRRAIERECVEVLGHGEAVKHLDAGRTDLTYTGAADSGPRAFAEAGLGPEDVDYASIYDSFTITVLQTIEDLGFCAKGEGGSFVEGGTLQAPDGDLPFNTDGGGLCSNHPGNRGGMTKVIEAVRQLRGEANAPVQVEDAQVALAHGTGGSLGTRHGSVTALLGRDDR, encoded by the coding sequence ATGACGGCCCGAGAGCCGGTGTTCGTGGCGGGTGCCTTCGAGCACCCGACGCGCGAGGCACCGGAGAAGTCGACGATGCAACTGCACGCCGAGGTGGCCCGCGGGGCCCTCGACGACGCGGGACTGACGAAAGACGACGTGGACGCCTACTTCACGGCGGGGATGCCGTGGTACGAACACGGCCTCACGCCGCTCATCATGGCCGACTACATGGGGCTGGACGTGGCGTACGCCGACACCACCGACTACGGCGGCTCCTCGTACGTGAGCCACGTCGGCCACGCCGCCAGCGCCATCCGCGACGGCAAGTGCGACGTCGCCCTCGTCACTCTCGCGGGTCGGCCCCGGTCGGAGAGCCACACCAGCGGTGCCAGCGCGAGTCCCCTGCGGACGATGCAGGACTCCTTCGAGGTCATCTACGGGGCATCCACCCTCTCGAAGTACGCCGTCGCCGCCCAGCGTCACATGCACGAGTTCGGCACGACGAGCGAGCAACTCGCCGAGATACGGGTCGCCGCCTCGGAGCACGCCCAGCACAACGAACACGCGATGTACCGCGACCCGGTGACCGTCGAGGACGTGGTCTCCTCGCGGATGATTGCGGACCCACTCCACCTGCTGGATTGCTGTGTCGTCTCCGACGGCGGCGGCGCACTCGTCGTCGTCAGCGACGACGTTCGCCGAGCAATCGAGCGCGAGTGCGTCGAGGTGCTGGGCCACGGCGAGGCCGTCAAACACCTCGACGCCGGCCGGACGGACCTGACGTACACCGGCGCGGCGGACTCCGGCCCGCGGGCGTTCGCCGAGGCGGGCCTCGGTCCCGAAGACGTGGACTACGCCTCCATCTACGACTCCTTCACCATCACCGTCCTCCAGACCATCGAGGACCTCGGGTTCTGCGCGAAGGGCGAGGGCGGGTCGTTCGTCGAAGGGGGCACCCTGCAGGCCCCGGACGGAGACCTGCCGTTCAACACGGACGGCGGCGGCCTCTGTTCGAACCACCCCGGAAACCGCGGCGGGATGACGAAGGTCATCGAGGCCGTCCGCCAGTTGCGGGGCGAGGCCAACGCCCCCGTGCAGGTCGAGGACGCGCAGGTCGCTCTCGCCCACGGGACGGGCGGGAGTCTCGGGACGCGCCACGGCTCCGTGACGGCGCTCCTCGGGAGGGACGACCGATGA